From Vibrio artabrorum, a single genomic window includes:
- a CDS encoding bifunctional 4-hydroxy-2-oxoglutarate aldolase/2-dehydro-3-deoxy-phosphogluconate aldolase: protein MTTLNEQLANLKVIPVIAINRAEDAIPLGKALVENGMPCAEITLRTECAIEAIRIMRKEFPDMLIGSGTVLTNEQVDASIEAGVDFIVSPGFNPRTVQYCIDKGVAIVPGVNNPSLVEQAMEMGLRTLKFFPAEPSGGTGMLKALTAVYPVKFMPTGGVSLKNVDEYLSIPSVLACGGTWMVPTKLIDEGKWDELGKLVRDAVEFVNK from the coding sequence ATGACGACATTAAATGAACAACTAGCAAACCTAAAAGTAATTCCTGTCATCGCGATCAACCGTGCTGAAGACGCTATCCCTCTAGGTAAAGCGTTGGTTGAAAACGGCATGCCTTGTGCAGAAATCACGCTACGTACAGAATGTGCAATCGAAGCGATTCGCATCATGCGTAAAGAATTCCCAGACATGCTAATCGGTTCAGGTACTGTACTGACTAACGAGCAAGTTGACGCATCTATCGAAGCTGGTGTTGATTTCATCGTAAGCCCAGGTTTTAACCCACGTACTGTTCAATACTGTATCGACAAAGGTGTTGCAATCGTACCGGGTGTTAATAACCCGAGCCTAGTTGAGCAAGCGATGGAAATGGGTCTTCGCACGTTGAAATTCTTCCCAGCTGAACCGTCTGGTGGTACTGGTATGCTTAAAGCACTAACAGCGGTTTACCCTGTAAAGTTCATGCCGACAGGCGGTGTAAGCTTGAAGAATGTAGATGAATACCTATCGATCCCTTCTGTACTTGCGTGTGGCGGTACTTGGATGGTTCCAACTAAACTTATCGACGAAGGTAAGTGGGATGAACTAGGTAAACTGGTTCGTGATGCGGTTGAATTTGTGAATAAATAG
- a CDS encoding sodium:solute symporter family protein, with product MTIDTFVVLAYFLFLIAIGWMFRKFTTSTSDYFRGGGKMLWWMVGATAFMTQFSAWTFTGAAGRAFNDGFVIVILFLANAFGYFMNYMYFAPKFRQLRVVTAIEAIRQRFGKTSEQFFTWAGMPDSLISAGIWLNGLAIFVAAVFNIPMEATIVVTGLVLVLMAVTGGSWAVVASDFMQMLVIMAVTITCAVAAYFHGGGLTNIVANFDGDFMLGNNLNYMSIFILWVVFIFVKQFGVMNNSINAYRYLCAKDSENARKAAGLACILMIIGPLIWFLPPWYVSAFMPDFALEYASMGDKAGDAAYLAFVQHVMPAGMVGLLMSAMFAATMSSMDSGLNRNAGIFVMNFYSPILRQNATQKELVIVSKITTIMMGVIIIAIGLFINSLRHLSLFDIVMNVGALIGFPMLIPVLLGMWIRKTPDWSGWSTLIVGGLVSYIFGISLEAKDVEHLFGLDTALSGREWSDLKVGLSLAAHVVFTGGYFILSSRFYKGLTPEREKEVDQLFTNWNTPLIAEGEEQQNLDTKQRSMLGNLISLAGFGILAMALIPNEPTGRLLFLLCGSMVLTVGILLVNASKSAAKTGKTRITK from the coding sequence ATGACTATTGATACTTTTGTTGTTCTCGCCTACTTCCTCTTTTTAATCGCGATTGGTTGGATGTTCCGTAAGTTCACCACATCGACTAGTGATTACTTTAGAGGAGGCGGCAAAATGTTGTGGTGGATGGTTGGTGCAACAGCCTTCATGACACAGTTTTCAGCATGGACGTTTACAGGTGCCGCAGGACGCGCGTTCAATGACGGTTTCGTTATTGTAATCCTATTCTTAGCCAATGCTTTTGGCTACTTCATGAACTATATGTACTTCGCTCCAAAGTTCCGCCAACTTCGTGTGGTAACGGCGATCGAAGCTATTCGTCAGCGCTTTGGTAAAACGTCTGAACAGTTCTTCACATGGGCAGGTATGCCGGACAGCCTTATCTCTGCAGGTATTTGGCTAAACGGTCTCGCGATCTTTGTAGCAGCGGTATTCAACATCCCAATGGAAGCAACCATTGTGGTAACGGGTCTGGTTCTGGTATTGATGGCAGTAACGGGCGGCTCTTGGGCGGTTGTTGCTTCTGACTTCATGCAAATGCTTGTCATCATGGCCGTGACCATCACTTGTGCGGTAGCAGCTTACTTCCACGGTGGCGGCTTAACTAACATCGTTGCTAACTTCGACGGCGACTTCATGTTAGGTAACAACCTAAACTACATGAGCATCTTCATCCTTTGGGTTGTGTTCATTTTCGTGAAGCAGTTCGGCGTTATGAACAACAGCATCAACGCTTATCGTTACCTCTGCGCAAAAGACAGTGAAAATGCCCGTAAAGCAGCAGGCCTTGCGTGTATTCTGATGATTATTGGCCCACTAATTTGGTTCCTACCACCTTGGTATGTGAGTGCATTCATGCCAGACTTTGCCCTTGAGTACGCTTCAATGGGTGACAAAGCCGGTGATGCTGCTTACTTAGCATTCGTTCAACATGTTATGCCAGCCGGTATGGTTGGTCTGCTTATGTCAGCAATGTTCGCTGCAACGATGTCTTCTATGGATTCAGGTTTGAACCGTAATGCTGGTATCTTTGTCATGAACTTCTACAGCCCTATTCTTCGCCAAAATGCGACGCAGAAAGAACTGGTCATCGTCAGTAAGATAACCACTATTATGATGGGTGTTATCATCATCGCTATTGGTTTGTTTATTAACTCTCTACGTCACTTGAGCTTGTTCGATATCGTAATGAACGTGGGGGCATTAATTGGCTTCCCTATGCTTATCCCTGTATTACTTGGTATGTGGATTCGCAAGACGCCAGACTGGTCGGGGTGGTCGACATTAATTGTGGGTGGCTTGGTTTCTTACATATTCGGAATCTCGCTTGAAGCAAAAGATGTAGAACATTTATTTGGCCTAGACACCGCTCTTTCGGGTCGTGAATGGAGCGACTTAAAAGTGGGTCTAAGCTTAGCTGCTCACGTCGTGTTCACTGGTGGTTACTTCATCTTATCTTCTCGCTTCTATAAAGGCCTAACGCCAGAGCGTGAGAAAGAAGTAGACCAACTGTTCACTAACTGGAATACGCCGCTTATCGCAGAAGGTGAAGAGCAACAAAACCTCGATACGAAACAACGTTCAATGCTTGGGAACCTTATCAGCTTAGCGGGTTTCGGTATCCTAGCAATGGCTTTGATTCCAAACGAACCGACAGGACGCTTGTTGTTCCTACTTTGTGGTTCAATGGTCCTAACCGTTGGTATCCTGTTGGTTAATGCATCAAAATCTGCAGCGAAGACAGGCAAAACGCGCATTACTAAGTAA
- a CDS encoding transporter substrate-binding domain-containing protein, with the protein MKKTSLLLASIVLSLSGVAQADQLQDIQKSGVLRVGTTGDYKPFSYFDGKTYSGYDIDVAKYFAEQLGVELKIVPTQWKNLLTDLDSDKYDIAMGGITRKMQRQLNAEQTQGYMTFGKCFLVAKGKVEQYNSLEKVNRSSVRVGVNIGGTNEAFADSHLKNATFTRFDNNLDVPKAVAEGKIDVMVTETPEGLFYQVTDKRLEAARCETPFTNGQFGYLIPKGEQRLLNTVNFMMDEMKLKGVEDEFLIHNSLK; encoded by the coding sequence ATGAAAAAAACATCACTATTACTTGCTTCCATTGTTCTTTCGCTTTCTGGTGTAGCACAAGCTGACCAATTACAAGACATTCAAAAATCGGGCGTACTTCGAGTGGGCACGACTGGCGACTACAAACCTTTTTCTTATTTCGATGGCAAAACGTATTCCGGTTATGACATCGACGTCGCTAAGTATTTTGCAGAACAATTGGGGGTAGAGTTAAAAATCGTTCCTACCCAATGGAAAAATCTACTGACCGATCTCGATAGCGACAAGTACGACATCGCAATGGGTGGTATCACGCGAAAAATGCAACGCCAACTCAACGCGGAACAAACTCAAGGTTACATGACCTTTGGTAAGTGTTTCTTAGTGGCGAAAGGCAAGGTAGAGCAGTACAACAGCCTAGAGAAAGTAAACCGCTCTTCTGTTCGCGTAGGTGTGAACATTGGCGGAACCAACGAGGCTTTTGCAGACAGTCATTTGAAAAATGCGACCTTCACGCGCTTCGACAACAATCTCGATGTGCCAAAAGCCGTTGCAGAAGGCAAAATCGATGTGATGGTCACCGAAACCCCAGAGGGCCTGTTTTATCAAGTGACAGACAAGCGCCTTGAAGCCGCTCGCTGTGAAACCCCTTTCACCAATGGTCAATTCGGTTACCTGATTCCTAAAGGTGAGCAGCGCTTGTTGAACACCGTCAATTTCATGATGGATGAAATGAAATTGAAAGGCGTTGAAGATGAGTTCCTGATCCATAACTCACTAAAATAA